The sequence AGTGATACCGGTAATGGACCTAAGGCTGCGATTCGGAATGGAAGATATGGAATACAATGACAGGACATGCATCATTGTAGTCGAAATCGAAAGGCAGGCGGAGACAGTGCAGATCGGAGCCGTTGTAGATTCGGTATCGGAGGTGTTGAACATCAAAGGCGAAAATATCGAGGAAACACCGACGTTCGGGACAAAGCTGGACACGGAATATATCCTTGGAATGGCAAAAATCGAGGGTGGTGTAAAGATTCTTCTCGATATCGATAAAGTGTTAAATGATGACGAAATTATCGCTTTGGAAAAGGCGGCATAAGAATGAATTTGTTAATAAAATAAGACTGCCCGTTGCTTTACTCTGTTCTATTTCAGAACAGAAATAAAAGGCTATGCGGCTTAGACTATCTATAACTTTTAATTTAAAAGGAATCAGAATGAAAAATTTAACAGTCAAGCAAAAACTAATTGGTATGACCATTATCCTGTCCTTGATGGTTGCAGGATTGTCAATCTTTTTTATCAACAGGTTTAATGCAACCGGTCATACCTATCAGCAAATATCGAATGTGCGTGTACCCCAGGCACAAGTTGCAAATACAATGGAACGCGTTGTTATTAACACACGAGTCAATATTAACGAAGTTAATGGTGTGGAAAGAAATATTGACAATTTTAACATGTATGCGCAGCGAGTTCAGAATAAATTCAGCGAATATAAGATACTGGAACAAGCCATGTTGGATGGGAACCAGGATCTCGGCAAACAGATTAAAGGGCTAGAGGGGTTGTCCATTCCGTCATGTCGAAGGGGCGGTCAAATTGAAGCCTTAACTAAAAAAGCATCAAGCATTTTTATAGATTTCAAGAATGTTTGCAATAGAATTCTTGCCAAGAAAAAAGAGTGCCTGAAATTTGTCAACGTCATAGGCTGGTATGACACAAAGGAAAACAGTCATGGTGTTGTTAAAAAAATAGTGGAAACGGGTCGCAGGATGGAGGAACTGGCAAATGATCAACAAACAAAACTTCTTGTCGCCGAGATAAGAGGACAGGAAAAAAATATACTTGAAAGATCTGATAAAAGATACATTAACAGGCTAAAGGAAGCATATCAAGAATTTAATTCATCAGTCACCGGAGAGATAAGAAGTGTGGGAAGGGATTACTATGCATCGTTTGAAACAATATTTGATAAAGTACTAGCTGCGCAGCAGGTGGAAATTGAGTTAAAGAATCTTGTAAGGAAAGATCTCAGAGATATCCAAAAGGATATGGGTGAAGCAGTTAAC is a genomic window of Thermodesulfobacteriota bacterium containing:
- a CDS encoding chemotaxis protein CheW, translating into MAELAETMDQAVKAMADKEGKYLTFTLANEEYGIGILKIREIIGMMPITSVPRTPEFVKGVINLRGKVIPVMDLRLRFGMEDMEYNDRTCIIVVEIERQAETVQIGAVVDSVSEVLNIKGENIEETPTFGTKLDTEYILGMAKIEGGVKILLDIDKVLNDDEIIALEKAA